From a region of the Synechococcus sp. PCC 7502 genome:
- a CDS encoding type 4a pilus biogenesis protein PilO, which produces MTANIGADFEENAGGVVLFGQTLSAKTLGIALGVIGIATAGYIFFNFVQPLWTTIDTTKSGIDSKKASIADKDTQIKQKADLPQKVAAAKERSETVLSLLPSQDSMDTLLIDLNKLIKSSNVSPIQLSGNLLESFSPTPPGPIVPEGQYRTQTLNIQFAAAYSDLITILRSIESLKTLIVVQDIQLTKRQNVTIRNPGNLTPEQQKAQIARLPPVLSVTFRLVAYIPASDEEIKTLAQAAAATKK; this is translated from the coding sequence ATGACAGCTAACATTGGTGCTGATTTTGAAGAAAATGCAGGTGGAGTGGTACTATTCGGTCAGACCCTCTCAGCTAAAACCTTGGGCATAGCTCTAGGTGTAATTGGCATCGCCACTGCAGGTTATATATTCTTTAATTTTGTTCAGCCGCTCTGGACAACGATAGATACAACTAAGTCGGGAATTGATAGCAAGAAAGCAAGCATAGCTGATAAAGATACGCAAATTAAACAAAAAGCTGACTTGCCCCAAAAAGTTGCTGCAGCCAAGGAGCGGAGTGAAACCGTATTATCTCTACTCCCAAGTCAGGACTCTATGGATACTTTGTTAATTGATCTCAATAAATTAATTAAATCTAGTAATGTGAGTCCAATTCAATTGAGTGGGAATCTTCTGGAGTCATTTTCTCCCACTCCGCCTGGTCCAATTGTACCCGAGGGACAGTATAGAACTCAAACACTCAATATCCAGTTTGCCGCAGCTTATAGTGACCTAATCACAATTCTTAGAAGTATTGAGTCTCTTAAAACCTTAATTGTGGTGCAGGATATTCAACTAACAAAAAGACAGAATGTAACCATACGTAATCCTGGTAACCTTACCCCAGAACAACAAAAGGCTCAAATTGCTAGACTGCCGCCAGTTCTTAGCGTAACTTTTAGATTAGTTGCCTATATACCCGCAAGTGATGAAGAAATTAAGACATTAGCTCAGGCAGCAGCAGCTACCAAGAAATAA
- a CDS encoding A24 family peptidase has product MLESLIFQALAIIFGASIGSFLNVVIYRLPAGISILYPPSRCPSCFNRLKPIDNIPIIGWFLIKGKCRYCHQKVAWRYPLIEFLTALIFWLVTVNFITKPPLVIVGYCLFVSCLIALAVIDIDTMTLPNPLTQLGLFSGICFHICIGISSGKSLLDQLIFSVLGAVVGIWLVDAVRFLGTWLLQREAMGAGDAKLAAMIGAWLGWQQVLLTLFLAAVIGSLVGVFILRLINLAKTQPFAFGPFLAIAATFSLVYGEQFLRSYLNWFGLA; this is encoded by the coding sequence ATGTTAGAGAGCCTAATATTTCAAGCCCTAGCAATTATTTTTGGTGCTAGCATTGGTAGCTTTCTCAATGTGGTGATCTATAGGCTGCCTGCTGGCATTTCTATTCTCTATCCACCCTCAAGATGTCCAAGTTGCTTTAACCGACTAAAGCCCATAGATAACATTCCCATTATTGGCTGGTTTTTAATTAAAGGCAAATGTCGCTATTGTCATCAAAAAGTAGCTTGGCGTTATCCATTGATTGAATTCTTAACAGCACTAATATTTTGGCTAGTTACAGTTAATTTCATTACTAAACCTCCCCTAGTTATAGTAGGTTATTGCCTATTTGTCAGTTGTTTAATTGCCTTAGCAGTAATTGACATTGACACCATGACCCTACCTAATCCATTAACCCAATTGGGGCTATTTTCAGGAATTTGTTTTCATATTTGTATTGGCATATCGTCAGGCAAGTCATTACTAGATCAATTAATTTTTAGTGTCCTAGGTGCAGTTGTAGGCATTTGGCTGGTTGATGCAGTTAGATTTTTAGGTACTTGGCTGTTACAGAGAGAAGCAATGGGAGCAGGAGATGCCAAACTTGCGGCGATGATTGGAGCTTGGTTAGGGTGGCAACAGGTTTTATTAACTTTATTCCTAGCGGCGGTGATTGGTTCTTTAGTGGGAGTATTTATACTTAGATTAATTAACTTGGCTAAAACACAACCCTTTGCCTTCGGACCTTTTTTAGCGATCGCTGCCACATTTTCTCTAGTCTATGGTGAACAATTTCTAAGGAGTTACCTGAATTGGTTTGGATTAGCTTAA
- a CDS encoding type II secretory pathway, component HofQ, whose amino-acid sequence MNTKLLFCSLALTSVCPQILLAALPSEASNEVQADISSLSLPVRVAQATTPDSKNSPIIKPLFESKVTITDANGKPKIAQAKPTTTPTLTSPSINSKPLPGAVQGIVPPFQRRPIPAPSGDISIGTFSIKPDTIDLGSAERVPRISLREAPVRDVLTLIARVAGLNVAFADDSAPGTTTTAATSGGPRVSLDIENETAQDVFNSVLRLSNLDASRIGKTIFVAAKLPINLKNIVTRSYRLNQVSVGEASGFLLGLGAERTVNRQRPVPGVTTAQVGTAGGITNVTIPTETIPTLESLTPSANSILPLRGLQIAAEERNNSITLIGAPSLVDYAAAQLGRLDARKRQVSVNVRIVDVTLQGNQIQTASSSFGINDTFFTFDNGAAVVNFGQNRPSTAGDASTNLFGRPVITNPITGTPFINPATIDPTTGLLTSVLNSAISPLGSGNPLQPGITNVTPGTPPSGNTSGTPTTVTFSLPTLFQYPSQFLARLQSNIQNGTAKILTDPILTVQEGETAQVSLTQDVLVGTVQNQTTINQVTTTTVQPNIQQAGLTLNINIARVDDNGFINLSISPSVTAPSQIVRLGNGDTASLLSRRTLTSGQIRLRDNQTLIISGVIQDLDRETVSKVPFLGDLPIIGALFRSQQTEKTRNEVVIVVTPRILDDSDRSQFGYTYQPGAEVTKILENNRVPANPPQN is encoded by the coding sequence ATGAATACTAAATTGTTATTTTGTTCCCTTGCGCTGACATCAGTATGCCCGCAAATTTTATTAGCTGCCTTACCGTCTGAGGCAAGTAATGAGGTGCAAGCTGATATAAGTAGCTTGTCTCTTCCAGTTAGAGTAGCTCAAGCTACTACCCCTGATTCCAAAAATTCACCAATAATTAAACCATTATTTGAATCTAAGGTAACAATTACGGATGCTAATGGCAAACCTAAAATTGCTCAAGCAAAACCAACCACTACCCCAACTTTAACTTCTCCCTCTATAAACTCAAAACCTTTGCCTGGGGCAGTTCAAGGTATAGTTCCTCCATTTCAAAGAAGACCAATTCCTGCTCCATCAGGGGATATTTCCATTGGCACCTTTAGTATTAAACCAGACACTATTGATTTAGGTAGCGCAGAAAGAGTTCCTCGTATTTCCCTTAGGGAGGCTCCAGTCAGGGATGTTTTAACTTTAATTGCCCGTGTGGCAGGTTTGAATGTTGCGTTTGCCGATGACTCTGCTCCCGGTACTACCACAACTGCCGCAACTTCAGGTGGTCCTCGGGTATCCTTAGATATTGAGAACGAAACTGCTCAGGATGTTTTTAACAGCGTTCTGCGTTTGAGTAATCTTGATGCTAGTAGAATTGGCAAGACAATTTTTGTGGCTGCTAAGCTACCAATCAACCTAAAGAATATTGTTACCCGTAGTTATCGTTTGAACCAAGTGAGCGTGGGTGAGGCTTCAGGGTTCCTGTTGGGGTTAGGGGCAGAAAGAACAGTTAACCGTCAAAGACCAGTGCCAGGGGTGACGACAGCACAGGTTGGTACTGCGGGTGGAATAACTAACGTAACCATTCCTACTGAGACGATACCTACTTTAGAAAGCTTGACCCCATCTGCTAATTCAATCCTACCTCTGCGGGGATTACAAATTGCGGCGGAAGAGCGAAATAACTCGATCACTCTAATAGGTGCGCCTAGCTTGGTTGACTATGCTGCTGCTCAACTGGGTAGGTTAGATGCCAGAAAGCGTCAAGTTTCAGTTAATGTCCGAATTGTGGACGTAACCCTTCAAGGAAATCAAATCCAGACTGCTAGTTCTTCGTTTGGGATAAATGATACATTCTTTACCTTTGATAATGGAGCGGCGGTTGTCAACTTTGGACAAAATCGTCCTTCTACGGCTGGAGATGCCAGTACTAATCTATTTGGTCGCCCAGTAATTACTAATCCGATTACAGGTACTCCCTTTATTAATCCTGCTACTATTGATCCAACTACTGGTTTACTTACTAGTGTACTTAACTCAGCTATCTCCCCATTGGGTTCAGGAAATCCTCTCCAGCCAGGTATTACTAATGTTACCCCTGGTACTCCTCCCTCTGGCAACACTAGTGGTACCCCAACTACTGTGACTTTTAGTTTGCCGACTTTGTTCCAGTATCCCAGCCAGTTTTTAGCGAGATTGCAATCTAATATCCAAAATGGTACAGCTAAAATCCTGACTGACCCAATTTTAACTGTACAGGAAGGTGAAACTGCTCAGGTGAGCTTGACCCAGGATGTATTGGTGGGAACTGTGCAAAATCAAACCACAATTAATCAGGTGACAACCACCACCGTCCAACCTAATATTCAACAGGCAGGATTAACTTTAAATATTAATATTGCCCGTGTTGATGATAATGGTTTCATTAATCTGTCGATTTCGCCTTCAGTAACAGCTCCATCCCAAATTGTGCGCTTGGGTAATGGGGATACAGCATCACTATTATCTCGCAGAACTTTGACTTCGGGACAAATTCGCTTAAGGGATAATCAAACTTTGATCATCTCTGGAGTAATTCAAGACCTTGATCGAGAGACAGTTTCTAAGGTGCCTTTCTTGGGAGATTTACCAATTATTGGGGCTTTATTCCGCAGTCAACAAACGGAAAAAACTCGTAATGAAGTGGTAATTGTAGTAACTCCGAGGATTCTGGATGATAGCGATCGCTCTCAATTTGGTTATACCTATCAACCAGGTGCCGAGGTTACAAAAATCCTAGAAAATAATCGAGTTCCTGCCAATCCGCCACAGAACTAA
- a CDS encoding PilN domain-containing protein, whose product MYKLDINFLKDREPETLDQGVSAPIADSQFLIGGGAVALVALAIVGGIYFYLQSQVNSLQAELGQLTTKESALDAQLKVLAGSEAEVKAAEARTQTLASLITKDIPTSVVLQDIRVRTPETIQVFTIAESGKNLTITGQSTGFDEANDFLLVLQKSPYLDPTKTKLVSAKQKPPVKGVNITLVDYQITTSLTDTTTDKLVADLQKSDAQGAVSRVKLLQEKGVVAQ is encoded by the coding sequence ATGTATAAGCTTGATATAAATTTTTTAAAAGATCGAGAGCCAGAGACTCTAGATCAAGGAGTGTCCGCACCTATTGCTGATTCTCAGTTCCTCATTGGAGGTGGGGCAGTAGCTTTAGTTGCATTGGCGATCGTTGGTGGTATTTACTTTTATCTCCAATCTCAAGTTAATTCCTTACAAGCAGAACTTGGACAGCTAACTACTAAGGAGAGTGCTTTGGATGCCCAGCTGAAAGTACTAGCTGGTTCGGAGGCGGAGGTTAAAGCTGCGGAAGCCCGTACACAGACCTTAGCAAGCCTAATTACAAAAGATATACCCACCTCCGTTGTTCTTCAAGACATCAGAGTCAGGACACCAGAAACCATTCAAGTGTTTACAATAGCTGAATCGGGGAAAAATCTTACTATAACAGGACAATCTACTGGGTTTGATGAGGCTAATGATTTTCTTCTGGTTTTACAAAAATCGCCATATCTAGACCCAACCAAAACTAAGTTGGTTTCAGCAAAGCAAAAACCTCCAGTTAAGGGTGTCAATATTACTTTAGTCGACTATCAGATTACAACATCTCTAACTGACACCACTACAGATAAACTAGTTGCGGATTTGCAAAAGTCTGATGCTCAAGGTGCAGTTTCGCGAGTTAAATTACTACAAGAAAAAGGAGTAGTTGCACAATGA
- a CDS encoding Uma2 family endonuclease, producing the protein MTLTKSKIYTATEYLEFEVNAEGRHEYINGEIIPMTGGTPNHNDIASNLLIIIKLALRGKLYRTFITDQRLWIPQLNKFTYPDVMVVSEPIQLQAGRTDSITNPLLIAEVLSQGTRSYDKDEKFTAYRTIASFQEYLLIDQYAPSVEQYTKISNHQWIFREYNNIGEIVALESIPVEIALTDLYQNIQFEAP; encoded by the coding sequence ATGACCTTAACTAAATCAAAAATTTATACTGCCACAGAATATCTGGAGTTTGAGGTAAATGCTGAAGGTCGCCATGAGTATATTAATGGGGAAATTATACCAATGACTGGGGGAACACCAAATCATAATGATATTGCCAGCAACCTCCTAATTATCATCAAACTTGCCCTTAGGGGAAAACTTTATCGCACTTTTATTACGGATCAAAGACTGTGGATTCCACAATTAAACAAGTTTACCTATCCTGACGTGATGGTTGTGTCTGAACCTATCCAATTACAGGCAGGGCGAACTGATAGTATTACCAATCCCTTACTGATTGCCGAGGTATTATCTCAAGGAACAAGAAGTTATGATAAGGATGAAAAGTTTACAGCTTATCGCACAATCGCCAGTTTTCAGGAATATTTGCTAATTGATCAGTATGCCCCCAGTGTTGAACAATATACAAAAATCAGCAATCATCAATGGATTTTTCGAGAATATAATAATATAGGTGAAATAGTGGCTTTGGAATCAATTCCTGTGGAAATTGCGCTGACAGATTTATATCAAAATATTCAGTTTGAAGCTCCTTAA
- a CDS encoding serine/threonine-protein kinase has product MTKSSQAKYRIIGLVGRGQFGRVFCARDRLAHNQLVALKELEPRRFPTNQFLRELRFLLSLRHPHIVSCISVDYSQNRRYLVMEYCEAGTLRNLIDGNLERSPSWQNNLPQHNLQQYLRLVIEILAGLKYAHSLNIVHCDIKPENVLLKLTKTGWQAKISDFGIARLAQENDKPDNNGSPGYMAPERFYGQYSHASDLYAVGVILYELLTKERPFSGNPIELMYAHLNQRVKVPDYVPDVLKTFLYKALEKLPARRFKSADQMQEQLEPILSASLTLPIGENPICENQALISNKPDPNTLSFAIVEKSLTEPIIALGVFAHSNLSLSFYSASQFLLTRRNLSSILNFRNSFTFTAKITDLAITQDHEFVITSESIGMMINNFQDYQVLYTADYNANQKFYWAIANQWLGVLTATPNSGQFQLQIQRLAKTFIKPNWKSLIISSLLKNSEIVALLAIDHNHLTAIISNSTASNIHVISRRGNLIATYALPVGVVMAIASDQVGRILVVTELNYLLLIDWRPYRLQRVELGYRPQMIKATKWGYITTQGETNSLLSFMDEQGNYVGEYAVTGHVEAIACISNNVLAIAVKFLTSEMNDGGGKLLLLDLRQLNLDLVF; this is encoded by the coding sequence ATGACAAAAAGTTCTCAAGCAAAGTATCGAATTATAGGACTAGTAGGGCGGGGGCAGTTTGGTCGAGTATTTTGTGCGCGCGATCGCTTAGCTCATAACCAATTAGTCGCTCTTAAGGAATTGGAACCACGCCGATTTCCCACTAATCAATTTTTGCGAGAGTTAAGATTTTTATTATCTTTACGCCATCCCCATATTGTTAGCTGTATTTCTGTGGATTACAGTCAGAATCGCCGTTATTTGGTGATGGAGTATTGCGAGGCTGGCACCTTAAGAAATTTAATTGACGGGAATTTAGAGCGATCGCCTAGCTGGCAAAACAACTTACCCCAACATAATTTACAGCAATATCTTAGGTTGGTGATCGAAATTTTAGCAGGCTTAAAATATGCCCATAGCTTGAATATTGTCCACTGTGATATTAAACCTGAAAATGTTTTATTGAAGCTGACAAAAACAGGATGGCAAGCTAAGATTTCTGATTTTGGCATTGCCCGCTTAGCACAGGAAAACGATAAGCCTGATAATAATGGCTCACCCGGCTATATGGCACCAGAAAGATTTTATGGACAGTATTCCCATGCTTCCGATCTCTATGCTGTGGGTGTAATTTTGTATGAATTATTAACTAAAGAACGTCCCTTTAGCGGCAACCCCATAGAATTAATGTATGCCCATTTAAATCAAAGGGTTAAGGTGCCAGATTATGTGCCAGATGTATTAAAAACTTTTTTGTATAAAGCCTTAGAAAAATTACCTGCTCGTCGCTTTAAAAGTGCAGACCAAATGCAAGAGCAATTAGAGCCAATTTTGTCGGCATCACTGACTTTGCCAATTGGCGAAAATCCAATTTGTGAAAATCAAGCCTTAATATCTAATAAACCTGATCCGAACACCTTAAGTTTTGCGATCGTGGAAAAAAGTTTGACTGAACCTATCATTGCCCTAGGCGTATTTGCACATTCTAACCTTAGCTTAAGTTTTTATAGTGCCAGTCAATTCCTATTAACAAGGAGGAACCTATCATCAATTTTAAATTTTAGAAATTCCTTTACTTTTACGGCAAAAATTACCGATTTGGCAATTACCCAAGATCATGAATTCGTAATTACGAGCGAATCCATAGGTATGATGATTAATAACTTTCAAGATTATCAAGTTTTATACACTGCCGATTACAATGCTAATCAAAAATTTTACTGGGCGATCGCTAATCAATGGCTGGGCGTGTTGACTGCAACTCCAAATTCTGGGCAATTTCAACTGCAAATTCAGAGACTTGCAAAAACATTTATAAAACCAAATTGGAAGTCATTAATAATATCGAGTTTATTAAAAAATTCGGAAATTGTCGCTCTCTTAGCAATTGATCATAACCATTTAACAGCCATCATCAGTAATTCTACTGCTAGTAATATTCACGTTATTTCTCGGCGGGGTAATCTGATAGCAACCTATGCTTTACCTGTGGGAGTTGTAATGGCGATCGCCAGTGACCAAGTTGGAAGAATCTTAGTTGTGACGGAATTAAATTATCTACTGCTCATAGATTGGCGACCCTATCGATTGCAACGGGTGGAATTAGGCTATCGACCACAGATGATCAAAGCTACAAAGTGGGGCTATATAACCACTCAAGGGGAAACTAATTCTCTATTAAGTTTTATGGACGAACAGGGTAATTATGTAGGGGAATATGCAGTTACAGGTCATGTAGAGGCGATCGCCTGTATTAGTAATAATGTCTTAGCAATTGCGGTTAAATTCTTAACTAGTGAGATGAATGATGGCGGTGGCAAGCTTTTACTTTTAGACCTAAGGCAACTGAATTTAGATTTAGTGTTCTAA
- the rseP gene encoding RIP metalloprotease RseP gives MSIAVVIAVLAVLVIVHELGHFLAARLQGIHVNRFSIGFGPALWKYQGSQTEYALRLFPLGGFVGFPDNDEESTIPDDDPNLLKNRPIGDRAIVISAGVAANLIFAYLVLVLMTVSVGVGSVDQPGVKISVNNPDSPAAIAGLQEGDVVLSADSINFGKSLKTLDQFQTLIASKANQPLDLKVKRSEQILDLSVTPLGDKGKSKIGVRLSFVGKPYRRPVANFGEALAIAAEDFQNLVVLTVKGLVQLATNFENTASQVAGPVAIVAMGSELVKSDFKSIFDFTAIISINLAIINILPLPALDGGQLAFLLIEAVRGGKPLPEKFQETVMQGGLVLLLGLGVVMIFKDSFNLIKQSLSM, from the coding sequence ATGTCCATTGCCGTTGTCATCGCTGTTCTTGCAGTTTTAGTTATAGTTCATGAGTTAGGACATTTCCTTGCGGCAAGGTTGCAGGGGATTCATGTTAATCGATTTTCCATTGGGTTTGGACCAGCATTATGGAAATATCAAGGGAGTCAAACTGAATATGCCTTGCGATTATTTCCCCTCGGTGGATTTGTGGGCTTTCCAGATAATGACGAAGAAAGTACAATTCCTGATGATGATCCTAATTTACTTAAAAATCGACCCATTGGCGATCGGGCAATTGTGATCAGTGCGGGCGTGGCAGCTAATTTAATTTTTGCCTATTTAGTTTTAGTATTAATGACCGTCAGTGTGGGTGTGGGCAGTGTTGATCAACCAGGGGTAAAAATTTCAGTTAATAATCCAGATTCTCCAGCAGCGATCGCAGGCTTGCAAGAGGGGGATGTAGTTTTAAGTGCAGACAGCATAAATTTTGGGAAAAGTCTTAAAACCCTAGATCAGTTTCAAACTCTAATTGCCTCTAAAGCTAATCAGCCTTTGGATTTAAAAGTAAAGCGATCAGAGCAAATTCTTGATCTCAGCGTTACCCCCCTCGGGGACAAGGGTAAAAGTAAAATCGGAGTCAGGCTGAGTTTTGTAGGTAAACCCTATCGTCGTCCCGTGGCTAATTTCGGTGAAGCATTAGCGATCGCTGCTGAGGATTTCCAGAATTTAGTAGTTTTAACCGTAAAGGGACTGGTGCAGTTGGCAACTAATTTTGAAAATACCGCATCTCAAGTGGCTGGTCCTGTGGCGATCGTGGCAATGGGTTCGGAGCTAGTGAAATCAGACTTTAAAAGCATCTTTGACTTTACGGCAATTATTAGTATTAATCTTGCCATTATTAATATTCTGCCGTTACCTGCCCTTGATGGTGGACAGTTAGCTTTTCTCTTAATTGAGGCTGTGCGTGGTGGCAAACCTTTACCAGAAAAATTCCAAGAAACTGTAATGCAAGGTGGATTAGTCTTGCTACTAGGTTTAGGTGTTGTGATGATCTTTAAGGACTCTTTTAATTTGATCAAACAAAGTTTATCGATGTAA
- the pilM gene encoding type IV pilus biogenesis protein PilM encodes MLSQLSFGSLSKLFNVKAQGIGIEINSERVNIVQVRRKGKSGFKLVSHASTILPEGVVEEGRINDPVVLGEIIRSLIAEKKIKEKKVVTAIPGRETVSRLIRLPAEISDSELREMVLNQEASLYLPFPREDADVDYQKLGTTLDDDGVERLEILMVATPKEVTDMYLQAMQTAELNTEVVEVTSFALIRALKDRLSGFASAAEAVAIVDIEYESTEITIAVDGVPQFSRTVAIGTAQIQNAQLRAINLPPRRNTDMDMLAAMSVPFQNSDTVGLSGQGSSPGDAAIFRVLGDLADELRRSIDFHTSQNAGSDVIQLLIVGPGACIGELSEFFSQRLGIAASQVDPLEALSISSDVEIPKQERMGMSVVLGLSVREP; translated from the coding sequence ATGTTATCTCAGTTAAGTTTTGGTAGTCTAAGCAAGCTCTTCAATGTAAAAGCTCAGGGGATTGGCATTGAAATCAACTCAGAAAGAGTTAACATTGTTCAAGTCCGCCGCAAGGGGAAATCTGGCTTTAAACTAGTAAGTCATGCTAGTACTATTCTGCCCGAAGGAGTGGTCGAGGAAGGACGTATAAATGATCCAGTTGTATTAGGAGAGATTATTCGCTCTCTAATCGCCGAAAAGAAAATTAAAGAAAAAAAAGTTGTCACTGCCATCCCCGGGCGAGAAACAGTAAGTAGGTTGATTCGATTGCCTGCTGAGATATCCGATAGCGAACTACGGGAAATGGTTCTTAACCAAGAAGCCAGCCTATATTTACCTTTTCCTAGAGAGGATGCTGATGTTGACTATCAAAAACTTGGCACTACCTTAGATGATGATGGGGTAGAACGACTAGAGATTTTAATGGTTGCCACACCCAAAGAAGTGACAGATATGTATTTACAGGCTATGCAGACGGCTGAACTTAATACAGAGGTGGTAGAAGTTACGAGCTTTGCTTTGATTAGAGCCTTAAAAGATCGTTTGTCGGGGTTTGCTTCAGCAGCAGAGGCAGTGGCGATCGTTGACATTGAGTATGAATCCACAGAAATTACCATAGCTGTAGATGGAGTACCCCAGTTTTCTCGGACTGTAGCCATAGGTACTGCTCAAATTCAAAATGCTCAGCTACGGGCAATTAACCTTCCTCCTAGGCGTAACACCGATATGGATATGCTCGCAGCAATGAGTGTACCATTTCAAAATAGCGATACCGTAGGACTTTCTGGTCAAGGTAGTAGTCCCGGTGATGCCGCCATATTTCGAGTTTTAGGTGATCTAGCTGATGAACTAAGGCGTTCCATTGACTTTCATACTAGTCAAAATGCTGGTTCGGATGTAATCCAACTATTAATTGTTGGACCTGGAGCATGTATTGGTGAACTCAGTGAGTTTTTCAGTCAAAGACTTGGAATTGCCGCATCCCAAGTTGATCCCCTTGAAGCATTGTCAATAAGTAGTGATGTCGAAATTCCCAAGCAAGAAAGAATGGGAATGTCAGTCGTGTTGGGTTTAAGTGTGAGGGAGCCTTAA